A stretch of Williamwhitmania taraxaci DNA encodes these proteins:
- a CDS encoding DUF134 domain-containing protein codes for MPRKKCCRKVSISPVSEGFSPFGLSKRTSQSITLNLDEFEAIRLADHLGLYHEEAATRMGVSRATFGRILSAARGVVADALVNGKRLQIAGIDTHMVIECSSCGETSCLCSKENQHCKHDTNINLIPQ; via the coding sequence ATGCCCAGAAAGAAGTGTTGCCGTAAAGTTTCAATTAGCCCTGTTTCAGAAGGATTCTCACCCTTTGGTTTGAGCAAACGTACATCACAATCAATAACTCTTAATCTCGACGAATTTGAGGCTATTCGGTTAGCCGACCATCTTGGCCTTTACCACGAAGAGGCAGCTACACGAATGGGAGTTTCAAGAGCCACGTTTGGACGCATACTTTCTGCGGCGCGAGGAGTTGTAGCCGATGCGCTTGTAAATGGTAAGCGTCTTCAGATTGCAGGAATAGACACTCATATGGTAATTGAATGCAGCAGCTGTGGCGAAACTAGCTGCCTGTGCTCCAAAGAAAATCAGCACTGTAAACACGACACAAACATAAATTTAATACCACAATAA